CAGGATGAGCTTCCCGGGCGAAGAAGCGGCCGATGAGGAACCGGACACCGAAACGCCCGCCAACAAATCGTCCAGCGAGCCCCAATCGCCACCCGATGCTGCAGCGCCCGCACCCGCGCCAGCCACCGAAGAAGCCGGCGGCGCTGACGAAGCGACGGTCGAGACCTGATCGCGTGACAGCGCTGCTTCGAGCAGCTTGAGATACTGCCGCTGCGATACTTCGATCGCGCCCAATGATTGCAGGTGATCGGTCATGAACTGGCAATCGAGCAGGGTGAAATTGCCGACACGCATACGTGCAACCAGCCATGCCAGCGCGACTTTGGACGCATCGGTAGCGCGGGAAAACATGCTCTCGCCGAAAAATGCTCGTCCCATGGCAAGCCCGTAAAGC
This portion of the Sphingobium sp. genome encodes:
- the aat gene encoding leucyl/phenylalanyl-tRNA--protein transferase, translated to MLFRGNKVAMNLDLLLKAYAHGIFPMADSREDRDSFWVEPKTRAILPLDGIHISKSLAKTIKQDRFIVTTDTSFAAVIQACAQSTEDRQETWINSDIEAAFCELHRMGMAHSIECWSDGQLVGGLYGLAMGRAFFGESMFSRATDASKVALAWLVARMRVGNFTLLDCQFMTDHLQSLGAIEVSQRQYLKLLEAALSRDQVSTVASSAPPASSVAGAGAGAAASGGDWGSLDDLLAGVSVSGSSSAASSPGKLILHSLTQIS